A part of Rhopalosiphum maidis isolate BTI-1 chromosome 3, ASM367621v3, whole genome shotgun sequence genomic DNA contains:
- the LOC113559812 gene encoding cytosolic 5'-nucleotidase 3-like, with translation MKFIEEIKQKFGSTVHIRCENDVNAKIAQLVTDGPDKLQIISDFDRTISTSEYNNKQTMSSFSVFESCDSLSEDYKEKARILLQTYRPIEDNTQMTVAQKLPFIEEWWQKSQLLLKGLCFQYKDIKKSIEKADLHLRDGSTEAFNKLFCKKIPIIVLSAGIGDVVELILLHENLLTDNVKVVSNFLKLSTDNNGLSTIEGFKGEKLIHVFNKNEHAYIDTHQNDTHLNGRSNVILLGDSLGDANMDGGIQYDTVLRIGFLNANLLEHEDGYLQQYKLAFDIVLVQDQTMGLLNYVLDEVIGDISKPSNKK, from the exons ATGAAGTTCATTGAAGAG atcaaacaaaaatttggCTCCACGGTTCACATTCGATGTGAAAATGATGTCAACGCAAAGATTGCACAGCTAGTGACGGACGGCCCTGATAAATTACAA ATAATATCAGATTTCGATCGAACCATATCTACGTCAGAGTACAACAACAAACAAACAATGAGTAGTTTTA gtgtATTTGAATCATGTGACAGTTTATCAGAAGATTACAAAGAAAAAGCccgaatattattacaaacatatCGACCAATTGAAGATAACACACAAATGACAGTCGCACAAAAGTTACCATTTATTGAAGAATGGTGGCAAAAAAGTCAACTTTTGTTGAAAGGCTTGTGTTTTCAgtataaagatattaaaaaatctattgaGAAAGCTGACCTTCAtcttag agatGGTAGTACTGAagcatttaacaaattattctgcaaaaaaatacctattattgttttatccgCTGGCATTGGTGATGTTGTTGAACTCATACTATTGCATGAAAATTTGTTAACTGATAATGTAAAAGttgtatcaaattttttaaaattgtctacAGACAATAACGGTTTATCTACAATTGAAGGATTTAAAGGAGAAAAACTcatacatgtatttaataaaaatgaacatgCATACATTGATACAcatcaaaat gatACACATTTAAATGGAAGATCCAATGTTATCCTTTTAGGTGATTCGTTAGGAGATGCAAATATGGATGGTGGTATCCAATACGATACTGTACTACGTATAGGATTTTTAAATGCCAATTTG CTGGAACATGAAGATGGTTATTTGCAACAATATAAACTTGCTTTTGACATAGTTTTGGTTCAAGATCAAACAATGGGATTGCTAAATTATGTGTTGGATGAAGTAATTGGAGACATATCAAAaccttcaaataaaaaataa